The following are encoded in a window of Bradyrhizobium sp. WBOS07 genomic DNA:
- a CDS encoding LysR family transcriptional regulator, whose amino-acid sequence MELSDLQTFATVARTGGITRAAEELNTVQSNVTQRVKALEAEIGTPLFERHSRGMTLTGAGKRLLPYAQRMAALSREAALAARDDGEPKGPLGIGSMETTAAVRLPPLLADFHRRFPAVRLSLRTAPTADLVAAVLDGALDGAFVAGPIAHADLIVTSAFREELVLVSARRWASLAELRAGTPESGPTALVFRTGCTYRQRLEQVFVEFGWPSAARFELGTLDGMIGCVAADMGVTLLPRAVVERSAMNGSITIHALNPAHARVETVFIHRSAGHQTSALSGFADCLKKDHDVIAA is encoded by the coding sequence ATGGAACTCAGCGATCTCCAGACCTTCGCCACTGTGGCCCGCACCGGCGGCATCACCCGCGCCGCCGAGGAGCTGAACACGGTGCAGTCCAACGTCACTCAGCGCGTGAAGGCGCTGGAGGCGGAGATCGGCACGCCACTGTTCGAACGCCACAGCCGCGGCATGACGCTGACCGGCGCCGGCAAGCGTCTCTTGCCTTACGCGCAACGGATGGCCGCGCTCTCGCGCGAGGCCGCATTGGCCGCGCGGGACGATGGCGAGCCCAAGGGACCGCTTGGGATCGGCTCGATGGAAACGACCGCGGCGGTGCGGCTGCCGCCCCTGCTCGCCGATTTCCACCGCCGCTTTCCCGCCGTGCGGCTTTCCTTGCGCACGGCGCCGACCGCCGACCTCGTCGCAGCCGTGCTCGACGGCGCGCTCGACGGCGCCTTCGTCGCCGGCCCGATCGCGCATGCCGACCTCATCGTGACGAGCGCGTTCCGCGAAGAGTTGGTGCTCGTGAGCGCGCGACGCTGGGCTTCGCTTGCCGAGCTGCGCGCCGGCACGCCGGAATCCGGTCCGACCGCGCTGGTGTTCCGCACCGGCTGCACCTACCGCCAGCGACTCGAACAAGTGTTCGTCGAGTTCGGCTGGCCGTCGGCCGCGCGCTTCGAGCTCGGCACGCTCGACGGCATGATCGGCTGCGTCGCCGCCGACATGGGCGTGACGTTGCTGCCGCGCGCGGTCGTCGAGCGCAGCGCAATGAATGGCAGCATCACGATCCACGCGCTGAACCCGGCGCATGCGCGCGTCGAGACAGTGTTCATCCACCGCAGCGCCGGACATCAAACCAGCGCACTGAGCGGTTTTGCCGACTGCCTGAAGAAGGACCACGACGTCATCGCCGCCTGA
- a CDS encoding cyclase family protein translates to MRNTLVLCCVAVLSAISGTASAQDWTKSKWGPNDEVGAANYMTPELVVKAASLVKTGKTYALGMAVDSKTPAYPPRDYKITIVQPGQAGSSGLGPNKATYNDDILNTWVGVGTQLDGLGHLGVEHVYYNGNKLADFADPTGLKKLGIEKVPPMVTRGVLLDMAAYFKTDVVKEGTAFNVKEIEEAAKQQNVEIRQGDVVIFHTGWLSLVGKDDKRYSAGEPGLGVEGAKYLTGKGVVAVGADTWGVEVLPFESKNVFEVHQILLAMNGTYILENLDTAALARDKGYEFLFVLGQPRWTGGVQAMINPIAIR, encoded by the coding sequence ATGCGCAATACGCTCGTGTTGTGCTGTGTCGCCGTATTGTCGGCGATCTCAGGAACTGCAAGCGCACAGGACTGGACCAAATCGAAATGGGGGCCGAACGACGAGGTCGGCGCCGCCAACTACATGACGCCCGAGCTGGTGGTGAAAGCGGCATCGCTCGTGAAGACCGGCAAGACCTACGCGCTCGGCATGGCCGTCGACTCCAAGACTCCGGCCTACCCGCCGCGCGACTACAAGATCACCATCGTGCAGCCCGGACAGGCCGGCAGCAGCGGCCTAGGTCCGAACAAGGCGACCTATAACGATGACATCCTCAATACCTGGGTCGGCGTCGGAACCCAGCTCGACGGCCTCGGACATCTCGGTGTCGAGCACGTCTATTACAATGGCAACAAGCTCGCCGACTTTGCCGATCCCACCGGGCTGAAGAAGCTCGGCATCGAGAAGGTGCCGCCGATGGTCACCCGCGGCGTGCTGCTCGACATGGCCGCCTATTTCAAGACCGACGTGGTGAAGGAAGGCACCGCCTTCAACGTCAAGGAGATCGAGGAAGCCGCCAAGCAGCAGAACGTCGAGATCCGCCAGGGCGACGTCGTCATCTTCCACACCGGCTGGCTCAGCCTGGTCGGCAAGGACGACAAGCGCTACTCGGCCGGTGAACCCGGCCTTGGCGTCGAAGGCGCCAAATACCTCACTGGCAAGGGTGTGGTCGCTGTCGGCGCCGACACCTGGGGCGTAGAGGTCCTGCCCTTCGAATCGAAGAACGTCTTCGAGGTGCACCAGATCCTGCTCGCCATGAACGGGACCTACATCCTGGAGAACCTCGATACGGCCGCGCTGGCCCGGGACAAGGGTTATGAATTCCTGTTCGTGCTGGGACAGCCGCGCTGGACCGGCGGCGTGCAGGCGATGATCAACCCGATCGCGATCCGCTGA